CGCGGCCTGGAGGCGGTGGCCACCACCAGCGAGCGTTTGCTCGAAGTCACCAATCGTCTGACGGATCTGTACGAGCTGGCACTCAAAGAAGTCTTGGGGTAATTGGTAACAGATTGGCAATTCCTGTGTGCGCATAGGTTTTTGGGATTTGTGTCATTGAAATGACAGGATAATTAGGGTTTACACCATTGCGTGTTTTCTCTTATTGTTGTTATGAAATCGATGGATTCCCTGTTTTCCTTTGGCTCAGTACAGGCTGGCCGCCGTCAGGCATTGCGCGCAGGTGCAGCCTTGACCCTGTTGGCGGCCCTGCCCCTGGCGGCGCAGGCACGCTTGGCGATCGCCACCGCCATCAACCGCACGGCACGCAATCGTGCGCTGTCGCAGCGCATTGCCAAGGCCTATGCCCAGCTGCAGCTGGGGGTACTGCCTGACCGCGCGCGTGATGTGCTCACCACGGCCCGTCAGCTGGTGCGCAATGGTTTCAAGGAAATGGGGCAGCACGAATGGCCCGCTGATATTGGCAAGCTGTTGGCGCAGTTGCACACCGAGGCCGACAAGCTCGACAGCCTGGTGACCCAGGCGCCGACCAAGGACGGGGTGCTGCAGGTTTCGGCCCAGGCCGACCGGATGCTCGATGCCGCCAACACCGCCACCCTGGCGCTGGAAAAACTGGCCCAGGCCGGCACAGCCAAGCTGGTGAACGAGGCGGGCCACCAGCGCTGGCTGTCGCAGCGTCTGGCCAAGAACTACAACCTGCGGGCCATCAGCCCCGAGGACAAGGCGCTGCGCGAACAGCTGCAGGCCGATGCGCAGGCGTTTCGCCATGGCATGGACATGCTGGCCAAGGCGCCGATTTCCACCCCGGCGATTCGTACCCAGCTGGAGCTGGCGCAGGGCCAGTGGATGTTCTTTGATGCCGCCTTGCAGCGCCCGTCTGATACACGCGGCCTCGAAGCCGTGGCCACGACCAGCGAGCGCTTGATCGAAGTCACCAACCAGCTCACCGATTTGTACGAAGTGGCTCTTAAGGAAGTGCTCGGTTGAGCCCTTTCGTTTGAAACGGTTGTCTACAAACTGTTGCAAGGAGGCGTGGGCAGGAGTTGATCGGCGTCAGAGTGGGGTTGGTAAGTGGTTTCCACAATCGCGCCCATGTCCGATACCTCCAGCTCCTTGCCTTTTTCTGCATCTTGCGCCTTGCGCTGGCCGCGCCGTCGTGCAGCGCTGCGCCTTTTGGTGGCCACCGTAGGGGCTGCGGCCTTGCCCCTGTCGGCCCAGGTGCGCCCGGCCTTGCTCACGGCCATCAACCGCACGGCCAGCCTGCGCGCCTTGGCACAGCGCCAGGCCAAGTTGTACGCACAGCATTTTTTGAGTGTGCAGTCGCCCAAAGCGCAAGAGCTGCAGGCTTACACGCGCCAGCAAATTCAAGCCGTGTTTGCGGATGTGTTGCCCCATCCCTGGCCGGCTGAGGTGGTGCAGGCGCTGGAGCAGGCACGCAGCCAATGCACGCAGCTCGATGCCTTGCTGGTGCGCGTGCCCACCAAGGAGTTGGTGGCGCAGGTATCGGCGCAGGCAGACAAGGCTTTGGAGGCGGCCCAGCAGGCTACGCTGGCGCTGGAGAAGCAGGCGCCGGCACCTACGGCGCGTCTGGTCAGTCTGGCAGGGCGCTTGCGTTGGTTGTCGCAGCGTCTGGCCAAAAACTACTATCTGTTGGCCACGGGCATGGATGCCAAGCTGCTGCGCGAGCAGATGGCGCAAGATGCGGTCGAGTTTCGGCAAACGCTCGAAAGCCTGCAAAAAGCCCCGGTGGCGACGCCGGCGATTCGTTCGCAGTTGGAGCTGGCGCAGGGGCAATGGGTGTTTTTTGACGCTGCCCTGCAGCGCCCGGTTGATGGCCGGGGGCTCGACGCCATGAGCACTGCCAGCGAGCGGATGCTGGAGGTGATGCAGCAGCTCGCTGGCGCTTATGAGGCAGCTCTCAAGGAAATTTTGGGCTAAAAGGCCCGCAGCCCTTGCTGAATCAGCGTGAGCTGCTATTGTTTTTGTGTTCCCTGCACCATCTTCATGGCCGAGGCAATCAGGGCGGAGACTTCCCCCATGTTGCTGGGCACGATGAGGGTGGTCTGGGCATCCTTGGCGACGCGGCCATAGGCGTCCACGGCTTTTTCTGCCACCTTGAGCTGCACTGCCTGGGCGCCGCCGGGGCGTTCAATGGCGCCAGCGACGCGCTCGATGGCGCGGGCGCTGGCTTCGGCCACGGCCAGGATGGCGGCCGCCTCGCCCTGCGCGCGGTTGATGGCGGCTTGTTTTTCCCCTTCGGATTTGGCAATGAAGGACTGGCGCTCGCCTTCGGCAAGGTTGATCTGCTCTTGTCGGCGGCCTTCGGAGGCGGCAATCAGCGCGCGCTTTTCACGCTCGGCGGTGATTTGCGCCTGCATGGCGCGCAGGATGTCGGCTGGCGGCGTCAAATCCTTGATTTCGTAGCGCAGCACCTTCACGCCCCAGTTGAGCGCCGCCTCGTCGATGGCGGTCACTACTTGGGCGTTGATCATGTCGCGCTCCTCGAAGGTGCGGTCGAGTTCGAGCTTGCCGATGACGCTGCGCAGCGAAGTTTGTGCCAGTTGGGTGATGGCCATGATGTAGTTGGAGGAGCCGTAGCTGGCGCGCATCGGGTCGGTGACCTGGAAGTACAGGATGCCATCGACCTGCAGCTGGGTGTTGTCCTTGGTGATGCAGACCTGGCTGGGCACGTCCAGTGGCACTTCTTTGAGGCTGTGGCGGTAGGCGATCTGATCGACGAAGGGAATGAGGTAATTCAAACCTGGCCCCAGCGTACCAGCGTACTTACCCAGGCGTTCTTTGACCCAGGCGTGCTGCTGCGGCACGATTTTGATCGAGCGCACGATGAACAGGGCGGCGATAACGAACAGGACGATGGCGACTTCCATGGCTGTACTCCTTTTTAGATTTTTTCCACCACCAGGCGGTTGCCCAGCAGTTCAACGACGCGGTGTGCTCCCGGGCTGGGGCTGCTGCCGGGGCGGGACAGGGCTGTCCATTGGGCGCCTCGGTATTTGACCTGGGCTGTGCCGTCGGGCTGCCAGGTGTCGATGTGCAGTGTCTCACCAATGTCGAGGTTGACGCTGCGGTCCGCGCGCACGGAGGGCGCTCCGGGTGGTGGGCGCCGGCGCAGGTAGGCCAGGGTTACTGCGGCGCTGCCGACCAAGGCGGCGAGCACAATTTGCAGCACCGTCCCGGCACCGCCGTATGCGGCTAGCGCACCTGCAGCCAGGCCCAGAGCCAGCATCAAGAGGTAGAAGGTGCCGGTCAGCAGTTCCAGAGCGACGGCGGCACCGGCGGCCAGCCACCAGAGGTTGGCATCGGTCATGGGGTTGTCATCTCCTGAGGTTTGTATGTAGTTCGCCACATTCTGAGTGAAAAAGGGCGCTGTTCCGAGGGGGGTGGGGCTTATTCCTTACACTTCGCGCCTGCTTTATTTTTGAGTCCGCTTCGAGCCTAGGAGGCCGCGCATGAAATTCCGCTTTCCCATTGTCATCATCGATGAGGATTACCGCTCCGACAACACCTCGGGGCTGGGCATTCGCGCCCTGGCGCAGGCGATTGAAGAAGAGGGCTTTGAAGTGCTGGGCGTGACCAGCTATGGCGACCTGAGCCAGTTCGCGCAGCAGCAAAGCCGCGCCAGCGCTTTCATTCTGTCGATTGACGACGAAGAATTTACGCTGGGTGCGGGCCAGGACCCCATCATTCACAGCCTGCGCAGCTTCATCGGCGAGGTGCGGCGCAAAAACGCCGACGTGCCGATCTATATCTACGGCGAGACGAAAACGGCGCGCCACCTGCCCAACGACATCTTGCGCGAGCTGCACGGCTTCATTCATATGTTTGAAGACACGCCGGAGTTCGTCGCCAAGCACATCATCCGCGAAGCCAAGAGCTACCTGGAGGGCGTGCAGCCGCCGTTCTTCAAGGCGCTTCTCGACTACGCCGAAGATGGCTCGTACAGCTGGCACTGCCCCGGACATTCGGGCGGCGTGGCATTTTTGAAGAGCCCCGTGGGCCAGATGTACCACCAGTTCTACGGCGAGAACATGCTGCGTGCCGACGTGTGCAACGCCGTGGAAGAGCTGGGCCAATTGCTGGACCACAACGGCGCCATTGGCGAATCCGAGCGCAATGCGGCGCGCATCTTCAACGCCGATCACTGCTTTTTCGTCACCAACGGCACCAGCACGAGCAACAAAATCGTCTGGCACCACACCGTGGCCCCGGGCGACGTGGTGGTGGTGGACCGCAACTGCCACAAGTCCATCCTGCACAGCATCATCATGACCGGCGCCGTGCCGGTGTTCCTGAAGCCCACGCGCAACCACTTCGGCATCATCGGCCCGATCCCGCAAAGCGAGTTCGAGCCTGACACCATCCGCGCCAAAATTGCTGCCAACCCGCTGCTGGGGGGCGTGGATGCCAAAGCCGTCAAGCCGCGTGTGCTCACGCTCACGCAATCGACCTACGACGGCGTGCTCTACAACACCGAGACCATCAAGCAGATGCTCGACGGCTACGTGGACAACCTGCACTTCGACGAGGCCTGGTTGCCGCACGCCGCTTTCCACCCGTTCTACGGCAGCTTCCACGCCATGGGCAAGAAGCGCGCGCGTCCGCAGCATTCGGTGGTCTATGCCACGCAGTCCATCCACAAGCTGCTCGCCGGCATCAGCCAGGCCAGCCATGTGCTGGTGCAGGATTCGCAAAGCGAAAAGCTCGACCGGCATCTGTTCAACGAGGCCTACCTGATGCACACCAGTACCTCGCCGCAGTACAGCATCATTGCCAGCTGCGACGTGGCCGCCGCCATGATGGAGCCGCCCGGCGGCACGGCACTGGTGGAAGAAAGCCTGGTCGAAGCCCTGGACTTTCGCCGCGCCATGCGCCAGGTGGAAGATGAATTTGGCAAGAACGACTGGTGGTTCAAGGTCTGGGGCCCCGAGGAACTCGTGGACGATGGCCTGGGCACGGCCGAGACCTGGGTGTTTCGCAACAAGGGCAAGAAGAAGAATGGCGCGGCCCAAAATGCCGCGAAATGGCACGGCTTTGGTGACCTGGCCGACGGCTTCAACATGCTCGACCCGATCAAATCGACCATCGTCACGCCTGGCCTGAACCTCGATGGCAAGTTTGATGCCACAGGCATTCCGGCTTCCATCGTCACCAAGTACCTGGCCGAGCACGGCGTGGTGGTGGAAAAGACCGGCTTGTACAGCTTCTTCATCATGTTCACCATCGGCATCACCAAGGGCCGCTGGAACACGCTCTTGGCGGCGCTGCAGCAGTTCAAGGACGACTACGAGAAGAACCAGCCGATGTGGCGCATCCTTCCGGAGTTCTGCCAGCAGCACAAGCGCTACGAGAAGATGGGCCTCAAAGACCTGTGCCAGCACGTGCACCAGCTCTACGCCAAATACGACATCGCGCGCCTGACGACCGAGATGTATTTGAGCGACCTGACCCCGGCCATGAAGCCCAGCGACGCCTACGCCCACATCGCCCAGCGCAAGACCGAGCGCGTGGCCATTGATGCGCTGGAAGGGCGCATCACCACCAGCCTGATCACGCCGTACCCGCCGGGCATCCCGCTCTTGATTCCGGGTGAGGTGTTCAACAAGAAGATCGTGGACTACCTCAAGTTCGCGCGCGAGTTCGCCAAGGTGTGCCCGGGCTTCGAGACTGACATCCACGGCCTGGTGGAGATCGAAGATGACATGGGCAACGTGAGTTACTACGCTGACTGTGTGGCTGAGCTGGGCCGCCCCGCGAAGAAAGCTGCCTAGGGGCAGATGGGGGACGACGGGCCCTTTGGCAGCACCTTTGGCAGCACCTTTGGGTGCTCCTTTATTGAGAGCTGCTAGCGCTTGATGGACGGGCGCTAGAGGCCGATTTGGCTTCAAATTCTGGCGCAGGTGGCGCATCTGCCCGTACGCGCCAGAAGCGCGCAAAGCGCGGCAGGCCGCTGGCGTGGGTGCCGTTGTAGCGGTAGGTCACCACGCTACCGATGGGCGGCGGCGTGCGGCGCAGCCCATCGGGCAGGCCGCTGCCCAGGCGAAAGCGCTGGCCGCTGGGCATCTGCACCAGTAGCGCACCGGTCTGGCCGGCGTACTTGCCCTTGCCGGGCATGTGGCCCACGACGACGGCCTCTGCGTCCTCGAAGGACTTGAGTTTGAGCAGGTCGTCGCTGCGCCCGCCCCGGTAGGGTGCGTCATCCCGACGCAGCATCAGCCCTTCGGCGCCGGCCTTCTCGTGCGTGCGCAGCTGCTGCATCAGCGCGCCATGGCTGGCCACGCGCCACTGCGGCACGGCCTGCACCCAGGGCTGCTCCAGCGCGGCGACGGTCTGCCGCAGGTGCGGCAGGCGTTCGCCGAAGCCGCCCGGCTGGCCGGGCAGGTCGAACACCATGTAGCGCAGCGCGCGCCACGGCGCATCCTGCGGCGCGGCCTGGGCTACGACGGCCTGGACTTGCTCAAACCGCCCGCGCCCGGCCCAAAGTTCGCCGTCCATTGGCACGTCGGGCCAGCCGACGGTGAACCATGCGGGCGCGTGGATTGGTAGGCCCTGGCGCGAGCGCAGTTCCTGCCCCGTCCAGAGCGCGCGCACGCCGTCGTATTTCTCGCTGACCCAGTAGGCCGTCACGTCGATGCCAGGCCGGTAGACCTGCGCCAGCGTCGGTGCGGGTGCCGCAGCACTGCCCCCCACGTGCCAGCAGGCCATCAAAAACCATAGCGCCCAGCGCAGGATGGGCGGGCGTTTGCGGCTGAAAAGGTGCATGAATAACATGGTGCCTTCAGGGACTGCAAGGATGTGGAGCATGATCTATGTCACTTTTTGTGCAGAGCAAAACAGTAGGGATCATGCGGATTCGTAGAATGGAGCGACACAACCCTTACTTCAAGGAGAGCTGATGTTTCCCGAATACCGCGACCTGATCACCAAGATCAAGGGCAATGACGTCCATTTCACGCGTTTGTTTGATAAGCACAACGAGATGGATCAAGCGATCAAGAACATGGAAGCGCGCATCATCCAAGCCACTGCTGCGGAGATCGAAACCTTGAAAAAGGAAAAGCTCCAGCTCAAGGACAAGATTTACGCGCACCTGCGCGGCCTCGACCCCGCGCAGGCGTAATTCCAGCGTTATTTCGGGGTCAGGCGAATGGCCCCGTCCAGGCGAATTACTTCGCCATTGAGCATGTCGTTTTCCAGGATGTGCTGCACCAGCTTGGCGTAGTCCTCCGGCCGGCCCAGGCGGCTCGGAAAGGGGACGGTGGCCGCCAGTGCATCCTGCACTTCCTGCGGCATCCCAAAGAGCATGGGGGTGCCAAAAATGCCGGGGGCAATGGTCATGTTGCGAATGCCGTTGCGTGCCAGGTCGCGCGCAATGGGCAGCGTCATTCCGACCACGCCGCCCTTGGAGGCGGCGTACGCTGCCTGGCCCATTTGGCCGTCGTAAGCGGCCACGCTGGCCGTAGAGATGAGTACCCCGCGCTCGCCCGTGGCCTCGGGCGCGTTCTGCGCCATGGCCGCCGCCGCCAAGCGGATCATGTTGAAGCTGCCCAGCAGATTCACGGTAATGGTTTTTTGAAACAGCGCCAGGCTGTGGGCGCCGTTTTTACCGACCGTTTTTTCTGCGGGGGCAATACCCGCGCAGTTGACCAGGCCCATGAGCTTGCCCAGCGCCTGTGCCTGGGCCACGGCGGTTTGGCCATCGGCTTCGCTGCTGACGTCGCAGCGCACAAAAGTGCCGCCAATATCGCGCGCCACGGCCTGGCCCTTGTCCTCCTGCATGTCTGCCAGTACCACCTTGCCGCCCAGCGCTGCGAGGCGGCGTGCCGTGCCTTCACCCAGGCCCGAAGCGGCGCCGGTGACGATGAATACTTTGCCTTCAATCTCCATGCCAATCTCCTTACGTTGACGTAAACGTCAATTATGGGGCGAAAAAAAGCCCGGCGGTACCGGGCGGGGAGGGGATCAGGGGAAGCCGACGCGGTCGAGCATCTGCTGCACCTTGGGCATGTTGGCGCCGACTGCACTGATCGGAATGGTTTCGCTCTTGAAGGGTTTGCCACCCGTCATGGCTTTGAGGGCTGGGTTGCCCAGTTCCACGCCTTTGGCGGCAGGCCATTCATTGTTGCCGTTGGCAAAGTATTCCTGCGCCTGGGGGCTGGCCAGGTATTCGAGGAACTGGATGGCATTGGCCTGGTGCTTGGCGTGCTTGGCGACTGCGCCGCCGGCAATGTTCAAGTGTGTGCCCCAGGATTGCTGGTTCGGGAACATCACCCCGACCTTGTTCGCTACGGCCACGTCCTCGGGCTTGTTGGAGCGCATGAGGCGGGCAAAGTAATAGCTGTTGGTGACGGCAATATCGCATTCGCCAGCAGCCACAGCCTTGATTTGGTCGGTGTCGCCGCCCTTGGGGGTGCGTGCCAGGTTGTCTTTCACGCCTTGCAGCCAGGCCTGGGCCTTGGGCTCGCCCATGTGCTCGGTGATGGCGCCAAACAGGCTCAGGTTGTACGGATGCGAACCCGAGCGGATGCAGATCTTGCCCTTGTTTTTGGGATCGGCCAGCTTTTCGTAGCTGTCCACATCGCTGGCGGCGACCTTGACCTTGTTGTAAACAATGACGCGGGCGCGGGTCGAGAGACCGAACCAGGCAATGCCGCCATCGGCCGTCGGCTGGGCGTGCAGGTTGGCCGGAATGGCATCCTCGAGTACCTTGGAGCGGATCGGCTGGAACAGGCCGTCGGCTTCGCCCCGGTACAGGCGCGCGGCATCGACGAGCAGGATGACGTCGGCGGGTGAGGCGCTGCCTTCGGCTTTGAGGCGTGCCAGGATGCCGGCATCGTCGGCATCCACGCGGTTGATCTTGATGCCCGTGGCCTTGGTGAAGTTGTCGTACAGCGCCTCATCCGTAGAGTAGTGGCGGGCGGAGTACAGGTTGACGACCTGCTCTTCTGCAGCGGCGGCGCTGCCCAGGGTGGCGATGGCGCAGGCGGCCACCAGGGCCTTCAGGGTGAGATGCATGGCGAGGTTTCTTTCACGGGTGGAAAACCTCGCCATCATAGAGCAAACGCGAATTATTCGCAATTAACGAAGCGCAACAAAACGGTTGCACAAGAAAAAACCCACCGTGCGCAAACACGGTGGGTTTTGAGTGGCTCCTCGACCTGGGCTCGAACCAGGGACCTACGGATTAACAGTCCGGCGCTCTACCGACTGAGCTATCGAGGAATGATCGGTATATGAATTGTGCGGCCTTGTGCAATTGCAAAGCCATGAAGTTTGGCTCCTCGACCTGGGCTCGAACCAGGGACCTACGGATTAACAGTCCGGCGCTCTACCGACTGAGCTATCGAGGAACAAGACTTAGATTATAGGCATAAAAATGCGGCGTTTTTGAAAAAATATGGCTAGATGAAAAATCAACGGGGTTCGGGGCGCATCCATAACCAGATGAGGACACAGGCCATGCAGCCGATTGCGCTGGCGCGGGCCCACCAGGGGGCAGCAACGTATAACAATACCAGGGCGCACAACGCCATCATGGCGCTGGCGCTGCACTTGGCTCGTCGGCTGACGCAGCCCCCGCGTGCCCAGTCGCGCAGCATGGAGCCAAACAGTGGGTGCTGCCAGAGCCAGACGTGCAGGCGTGGTGAGCTGCGTGCCGCTGCCCAGCCTGCCAATAAGATGAAGACAGTGGTCGGCAGTCCTGGCACAAAGATGCCAATGATTCCCAGTATCAGGCTGAGCACGGCCAAGCATAGATAGAACACACGCATCAGCGGCGTAGTCGGCGCCAGGGGCGGCGGCGCGTCATCGGCAGGGTAGGCAGCAGAGGCGGGAGGCATGGGGTGATTGTGCCCGCCAGGTTGCTGTCCCTGCCTGCGCTAAACCGGCAGGGGCTGTGGGTTCTTTACTTTTGCCAGGGATTGGAGGACTATAGGCAGCAATCCCCCGTATTTTCAGGAGAAGACCATGGCCGCCGATCGCATCAGCTTGGCTGCTTCCAGCCACCTGAACAGTTCCAGCAGTACAGAAGCGCAGCGCAACCATGCCCCGCGCCGTGCCGATATGCATGGGCCGGCAGCGGCGCAGCCGCCTGTCGCTGCATCTTCCTCGGCACGAACATCCAGCACCGAAGTCACTATCAGCCAGCGCGCCAAG
This DNA window, taken from Acidovorax sp. HDW3, encodes the following:
- a CDS encoding SPFH domain-containing protein, whose product is MEVAIVLFVIAALFIVRSIKIVPQQHAWVKERLGKYAGTLGPGLNYLIPFVDQIAYRHSLKEVPLDVPSQVCITKDNTQLQVDGILYFQVTDPMRASYGSSNYIMAITQLAQTSLRSVIGKLELDRTFEERDMINAQVVTAIDEAALNWGVKVLRYEIKDLTPPADILRAMQAQITAEREKRALIAASEGRRQEQINLAEGERQSFIAKSEGEKQAAINRAQGEAAAILAVAEASARAIERVAGAIERPGGAQAVQLKVAEKAVDAYGRVAKDAQTTLIVPSNMGEVSALIASAMKMVQGTQKQ
- a CDS encoding type IV pili methyl-accepting chemotaxis transducer N-terminal domain-containing protein; the protein is MSDTSSSLPFSASCALRWPRRRAALRLLVATVGAAALPLSAQVRPALLTAINRTASLRALAQRQAKLYAQHFLSVQSPKAQELQAYTRQQIQAVFADVLPHPWPAEVVQALEQARSQCTQLDALLVRVPTKELVAQVSAQADKALEAAQQATLALEKQAPAPTARLVSLAGRLRWLSQRLAKNYYLLATGMDAKLLREQMAQDAVEFRQTLESLQKAPVATPAIRSQLELAQGQWVFFDAALQRPVDGRGLDAMSTASERMLEVMQQLAGAYEAALKEILG
- a CDS encoding YdcH family protein; amino-acid sequence: MFPEYRDLITKIKGNDVHFTRLFDKHNEMDQAIKNMEARIIQATAAEIETLKKEKLQLKDKIYAHLRGLDPAQA
- a CDS encoding YbaN family protein: MPPASAAYPADDAPPPLAPTTPLMRVFYLCLAVLSLILGIIGIFVPGLPTTVFILLAGWAAARSSPRLHVWLWQHPLFGSMLRDWARGGCVSRRAKCSASAMMALCALVLLYVAAPWWARASAIGCMACVLIWLWMRPEPR
- a CDS encoding arginine/lysine/ornithine decarboxylase gives rise to the protein MKFRFPIVIIDEDYRSDNTSGLGIRALAQAIEEEGFEVLGVTSYGDLSQFAQQQSRASAFILSIDDEEFTLGAGQDPIIHSLRSFIGEVRRKNADVPIYIYGETKTARHLPNDILRELHGFIHMFEDTPEFVAKHIIREAKSYLEGVQPPFFKALLDYAEDGSYSWHCPGHSGGVAFLKSPVGQMYHQFYGENMLRADVCNAVEELGQLLDHNGAIGESERNAARIFNADHCFFVTNGTSTSNKIVWHHTVAPGDVVVVDRNCHKSILHSIIMTGAVPVFLKPTRNHFGIIGPIPQSEFEPDTIRAKIAANPLLGGVDAKAVKPRVLTLTQSTYDGVLYNTETIKQMLDGYVDNLHFDEAWLPHAAFHPFYGSFHAMGKKRARPQHSVVYATQSIHKLLAGISQASHVLVQDSQSEKLDRHLFNEAYLMHTSTSPQYSIIASCDVAAAMMEPPGGTALVEESLVEALDFRRAMRQVEDEFGKNDWWFKVWGPEELVDDGLGTAETWVFRNKGKKKNGAAQNAAKWHGFGDLADGFNMLDPIKSTIVTPGLNLDGKFDATGIPASIVTKYLAEHGVVVEKTGLYSFFIMFTIGITKGRWNTLLAALQQFKDDYEKNQPMWRILPEFCQQHKRYEKMGLKDLCQHVHQLYAKYDIARLTTEMYLSDLTPAMKPSDAYAHIAQRKTERVAIDALEGRITTSLITPYPPGIPLLIPGEVFNKKIVDYLKFAREFAKVCPGFETDIHGLVEIEDDMGNVSYYADCVAELGRPAKKAA
- a CDS encoding DNA ligase; this translates as MHLFSRKRPPILRWALWFLMACWHVGGSAAAPAPTLAQVYRPGIDVTAYWVSEKYDGVRALWTGQELRSRQGLPIHAPAWFTVGWPDVPMDGELWAGRGRFEQVQAVVAQAAPQDAPWRALRYMVFDLPGQPGGFGERLPHLRQTVAALEQPWVQAVPQWRVASHGALMQQLRTHEKAGAEGLMLRRDDAPYRGGRSDDLLKLKSFEDAEAVVVGHMPGKGKYAGQTGALLVQMPSGQRFRLGSGLPDGLRRTPPPIGSVVTYRYNGTHASGLPRFARFWRVRADAPPAPEFEAKSASSARPSSASSSQ
- a CDS encoding extracellular solute-binding protein gives rise to the protein MHLTLKALVAACAIATLGSAAAAEEQVVNLYSARHYSTDEALYDNFTKATGIKINRVDADDAGILARLKAEGSASPADVILLVDAARLYRGEADGLFQPIRSKVLEDAIPANLHAQPTADGGIAWFGLSTRARVIVYNKVKVAASDVDSYEKLADPKNKGKICIRSGSHPYNLSLFGAITEHMGEPKAQAWLQGVKDNLARTPKGGDTDQIKAVAAGECDIAVTNSYYFARLMRSNKPEDVAVANKVGVMFPNQQSWGTHLNIAGGAVAKHAKHQANAIQFLEYLASPQAQEYFANGNNEWPAAKGVELGNPALKAMTGGKPFKSETIPISAVGANMPKVQQMLDRVGFP
- a CDS encoding NfeD family protein, yielding MTDANLWWLAAGAAVALELLTGTFYLLMLALGLAAGALAAYGGAGTVLQIVLAALVGSAAVTLAYLRRRPPPGAPSVRADRSVNLDIGETLHIDTWQPDGTAQVKYRGAQWTALSRPGSSPSPGAHRVVELLGNRLVVEKI
- a CDS encoding type IV pili methyl-accepting chemotaxis transducer N-terminal domain-containing protein encodes the protein MTLLAALPLAAQARLAIATAINRTARNRALSQRIAKAYAQLQLGVLPDRARDVLTTARQLVRNGFKEMGQHEWPADIGKLLAQLHTEADKLDSLVTQAPTKDGVLQVSAQADRMLDAANTATLALEKLAQAGTAKLVNEAGHQRWLSQRLAKNYNLRAISPEDKALREQLQADAQAFRHGMDMLAKAPISTPAIRTQLELAQGQWMFFDAALQRPSDTRGLEAVATTSERLIEVTNQLTDLYEVALKEVLG
- a CDS encoding 3-hydroxyacyl-CoA dehydrogenase, which codes for MEIEGKVFIVTGAASGLGEGTARRLAALGGKVVLADMQEDKGQAVARDIGGTFVRCDVSSEADGQTAVAQAQALGKLMGLVNCAGIAPAEKTVGKNGAHSLALFQKTITVNLLGSFNMIRLAAAAMAQNAPEATGERGVLISTASVAAYDGQMGQAAYAASKGGVVGMTLPIARDLARNGIRNMTIAPGIFGTPMLFGMPQEVQDALAATVPFPSRLGRPEDYAKLVQHILENDMLNGEVIRLDGAIRLTPK